From the Paenibacillus tianjinensis genome, the window ACCAGATCCGGAGTAGTTTCCGGCCGGTCAATGAATAAGTGGGCAAGTCCATCAACCCCGACTTCTATGGCTTGCCGGGCAGATTCGGCAGTCAATACATGGGCAATCGCAATCTTGTGATGCCGGTGCGCTTCCTCTACAGCGGCTCTCAGAATATCCTGACTTAGGACAGGCAGTCCAGAAGCCGCTAATACTGTCCCTTCTTCAATCATAATCTTGATATAGTCGGCTCCTTCTCTTACTTGTTCGTTTACGAATGCCAGTGCTTCTTCCCGGTTGGTTACCGTGGGTGCCTCTCCATGATCATGAGCATGCGCATGGGCGGCCAGCATGGCGCTACGGTCTTCCTCGCTCATCTTCTCCAGTTCCTTCAGTACAAAATCCGGGATTTCGCCATCCCCCGGCATGAGTTCATCGGGATGCCCGCCTGGAGGTGTGACCGCCATTCCGGCAGACCGTACATCGGCAATATCCTCGATCCCTTTCAATTGTGCTTCGCGGCCGCTTTGGGTGAACCCGCCCATCATTTCCAGTTCAGTTGTCACTCCGAATTTGAGTGCATCCCGCAGGCCCTCTACGGAGGTGTGAACGTGAGCATCCATCAGACCGGGCAGTAAAGTCCCTCCTTCTGCGTCGATAATATCCGCATGCTCCGGTATTTCTCCGCCTACCGATAGAATTTGTTCGCCTTCAATCAGAACCGAAGTGGGTCTGATCACTTTCTCTCCGTCAAATACACGCACATTGGTGATTGCGGTAATCATTGTTTTAGCCTCCTAGAATCAAATGTAATTTATGATTGGAATATAACAATTTGAATTCTAACTGTCAATATAAAGATTAATTGTATTCTAACAGTTTGCCTTTGACATTTTAGCTTCCGAAAATTAAGATGATCTTATCATTAGGTTTTAACCTATCCCAAAGGAGTCAGGCACAGGATGACGAAACAAGCTTTGCACACCCCTTATTCCGATACCATCCGGGACATCGGGATGAAGATCAGAGGCATGGCCAATGCCAGATTATCGGAGCTGGGACTTAACACTCAACAAGGGCAGATGATGGGCTACATTTTTGAAAATCAGGACAAAGGCGTGATCCAAAAGGATCTGGCTGATCACTTTAACCGTACAGGGGCTAGTATTACCAGTATGCTGCAAGGTTTAGAGAAAAAGGGGTACATTAAACGGGAGATTCCCAAAGAGAACGAGCGGCAAAAAAGAATATACCTGTTGCAAAAAGGGGCCGATCTCGTCGAAGAATTCGACGAAATATTCATGGAAGTAGAGAACAGCATCACCCGGGGCCTTACTGAGGAAGAAAGCGAGACCTTCATGAAGTTATTAATCAAAGTGAAGACGACCATGTAGCCTGTAAAGCAGGGAATTTCATTGGTACTAATGATAAGCTCCAAGGCTGCTTTCTTCTGTAACTTTTGGTAAGAGAAAGCAGCCGCCCGGTGTCTCTACGCAGAACTATTCAATTTTGTACGTTATTTTGTAACTGCCCTGGGTATGCTTACCATTAATTTTAAACCTGTACTTTCCGTCCTTGTTTACTTCAATCTTCTCATTTCCTGACTCGTTAGTACTTATGCTCTGGACCAGCTGATTATCGGGATCGTAAAAATTTATTGTCAGTTCCCCTTTTTTAACCTCGGACTGATAGTCAACAGCAAGCGTATCGCCCTTCTTCAGGCTAATCTTCTTCTCATCCGTACCAGTAAACAGCTTATAGGAAGCAGCAATCTTATTTTTAGTGCTGGAGCTCGAACCCACAAACATCAACCTCTTATCGCAAGCAGCCAGCATCGTTACAATCACAAGGACTAAAATCCCCGAAAACACCCATTTCCTCTTCATCTCTTTTGACACCCCTTAAGAATGGATTAACTTTCCGCAGTGAGGACATTGTATCGGTTTATTCCTCGGTTCCGTTTCCGAGAGAGAGTGATGCTGCCGGCGGGCGAACAAATAGATTAGAAGTCCGATAAAATTCGGAATATAAATGACGGCTAACATCCACAGCCAGGCATTCATATTTCTCTTTGAAGCGTCTTTGTAGATGAACACAGCAATTAGCGCATTTAAAGCAATAAAAAGCACCACCAATCCCACTATCACAAAGACCCATACAGAATCGTCCTCGAATGCATCATCCATATAAGGAGCCATTGCGAAGGAAAGAGCACCAAATCCCAATACTACAATTGCCGTAAACGCCCAGAAAATAAACTTTTCAAGTCTCATTCGGTTATTCATAGTTCTCCTTTCTGAAATTGAGATTTCCGCTTATTCTAGTGCGCTGAAGGCTCCAAAGTGCTTCCAAGGAAATTGTAAAGCAATATCGCTACTGCAATGGCCTGAAACAGGAAAAACACCATTAATATTACAACTTTCAAGAACAAGAGCAGCGGACCGGCTAATAAAAAAACCGCAAATATCAGAACTATAATCAAATTCATTGCAACTGCGCCGATCAGAACGCCGATATGATGGCCTTCTCTAATTTTCCTAAGTGTATGGGGGACTAAATAAGGTGGAGCTGCTATTGGAGTGCTGAAATATTCCTGTAATTGCTTCTCTTTTTCCGTTGGTTCATACATTATCCCAGTTCCTCCATTGTTGCCTTAAGTAATTTTTTTCCTTGGTTTAATCTAGACTTTACGGTTCCCAGTGGAATACCAAGGATCTCTCCAATGCTCTCATAGCTGAATTCTTCATAGTAATACAGAATCAACGGGGCCAGATAACGTTTAGGCAGATTGCGCAGACATTGTTCCAAGTACAGATCCTGCTCTTTTCTCAGTAGATATTCCTCCGTTAAAGGTGCGGAATCACTAATTTCCGTGAATCTGCTATGTTCAGAGCTCCGAGCAAACGTCAGACGTTCGCGCAGCCTTTTCAATTTCCGGTATCGATCCCTATGCAAATTGATGGTCACCTGAAACAGCCAAGCTTTAAAAGGCCGCTCCGGATCATACATTTCCAGCTTACGGAATATACGCACCCATACCTCCTGGAATAAGTCTTCTGCCTCTTGCCTATCCAAGGAAAGATGACAGCAAAACCGATATAAATCATCTTTATATCTGTTTATCAAAAGTTCAAAATCTTCTTGCTTCCCGGATTTATAACCTTCTATAAGCTGTCTGTCGCTAATCATTCTTCCCTCCCCGCCTGCCCTTTCATCTTACATTACGAAAGATAAAGGAATATTGTTCGAAATTTCACAAACAGAATTAGTTATTTAATACTAGTAATGGTAGTCATTGAAATAGTTCCGGTGTTGACTTAACGCATTGTTCATCATAAATATTTCGGTTATTTCATAACAAAAGAGATACCTTTTGGGCATCTCCTCATGTATTGATAACTTTTATGGAAGCTGTCCATTCATACTTCCCCTCAATTCGGGGTCGTAACTATTTTCTTCTTACGGTATAAGCTCCATTTCTTCAGATAATAGGCTGCAATGACGAACACGGCCATGATGCCGGTATACGTCAAAATGACGTTGACGAAGTTCACGTTTCCTCCCTTTTCCCCCCGGTTGAATCCAGAATGACCTTCACCGCCGGAAGGCCTTCCTTCTCTCAGTCCGCCCCGCTCTCCGCCTCCGAAAGCCTCCTTACCCCCCAAGCCTGTTTGCTGTGTGCTCGCGCCGAAAGCCGAAACCGAGCTTTTTAGATGAGAGACGTAGGATGTCTGATTGATTTGGTTTAAACCAAATAGCAGGATGATCACCGTCAAGCCTTGAGCAACATACCGCATCCAGGCCCGGCCCTTCTTAATGCTGGTTATTTTCTTACACATGTTCACGACCCACTGCCAATGCAGCCCGACATGAATCCCGATCAATGCCAGCACCAGGAAAGATACCGAGATATGGGTCATTTTAAACCAATTCTCATTACCTACATTTATATTTGGAAAGACCACATGAGAAATTAGGATCCCGCTGACAATAATGAACGTCATAGAAACCAGCAGCAGGAAATTCAGCGCATAACTGCCGCGTACCCTCCAGGATAAACTGCGGTTAAACATTTTTAGAGTGACCCGCTTCACCCAACCCCAATTCAGAAGAATATGAGTGATGTACGCACCGGCAAAAAAGAGGCCTGCTATTTCATGAAACGCTAACCCGCCTAGCACGTTTTTGTTGAAAAACAAGACAAACAATACGCTCATGATAATATCAAGCGCAAATTTGACATAGTTGATTTTTTTCATCTTCATTTCAACTCCCCATATCTGCTTTTTACTCAGTATGAGGCCCGAACCTTTAGTGAAGCTTAAAAATTGTGAGCTTCGAGTTTCCACAAAATCCAGCCTACTAATTTTCTATAACAATTTCTCCTTCACCACTTGGCTCTTCAAACCCGTTAAGAAAGGTTGTTAACAACTCCTCTGTAATCGTAAAGGCAGCATTTGCATCAAAACGCTGGCTGCGAATCTTAAGGCGCTTCCGCAATTCATCAGGATGCACCTTCAAATATATGAGTTTCCATTCCCCACCCGCATTTTCAATAATCTGCTTATATTCATTTCTTTCCGATCTGCTCCAGAAACTTGAGTCAACCACAACGTGCTTTTTATCTAGAATGAACTGCACGATCTTATTATGTAATCTTTGGTGTGCTTCATTTAAATAATCCCTATACTTTTCAACGGGATAATCTATTCCATACCGTCCGTTGGCTGACCATACCTCCTCATCAATCGAAAGACGCTTATAGCCATACTCCTCCAATTTTTGTGAAAAGGTCGTTTTCCCGGAACCCGCTATTCCGCACATTAATATAACTACAGCTTTTTCAGGATCCCGTTCTGAATCCATTAAAAGCTCGATACCGAATTTTTCTAACATCATGTACCCCTCCTAATCTCCACTTGAAACTGTGACATCATATAGCGTGTACCCATCAAATATACCATCTCTTCAAATGGGTTCAACTTTCTGCCAGCAATAAAAAAGAGCCGCCCAAACGTTCTGGGCAACTCTTTGTCTGTAATTATTGTTCAAGCTCCGTATAAATTTGAAAGGTCACGCCGAATTTATCCGTTACATCACCAAATCCAGGGCTAAAGGGTTCTTCTCTAAACGGCATATTGACTTGCCCTTCCTGCCGCAAAGCCTCATAAATCCGTTTGGATTGTTCTACTTCGTTCGTGGTAATGCAAATGGTCACCCGTTTCCCGCTTTCAATAGTCGAACCGCCTGGGG encodes:
- a CDS encoding VOC family protein produces the protein MTLKLTPYITLEGRVKEAIQFYEQAIDAEVLSIMTYGEMPDMPTTFTDDLSSLVAHAKLKVGVTELMLSDTPGGSTIESGKRVTICITTNEVEQSKRIYEALRQEGQVNMPFREEPFSPGFGDVTDKFGVTFQIYTELEQ
- a CDS encoding DUF4405 domain-containing protein, giving the protein MKMKKINYVKFALDIIMSVLFVLFFNKNVLGGLAFHEIAGLFFAGAYITHILLNWGWVKRVTLKMFNRSLSWRVRGSYALNFLLLVSMTFIIVSGILISHVVFPNINVGNENWFKMTHISVSFLVLALIGIHVGLHWQWVVNMCKKITSIKKGRAWMRYVAQGLTVIILLFGLNQINQTSYVSHLKSSVSAFGASTQQTGLGGKEAFGGGERGGLREGRPSGGEGHSGFNRGEKGGNVNFVNVILTYTGIMAVFVIAAYYLKKWSLYRKKKIVTTPN
- a CDS encoding AAA family ATPase translates to MLEKFGIELLMDSERDPEKAVVILMCGIAGSGKTTFSQKLEEYGYKRLSIDEEVWSANGRYGIDYPVEKYRDYLNEAHQRLHNKIVQFILDKKHVVVDSSFWSRSERNEYKQIIENAGGEWKLIYLKVHPDELRKRLKIRSQRFDANAAFTITEELLTTFLNGFEEPSGEGEIVIEN
- a CDS encoding amidohydrolase family protein — encoded protein: MITAITNVRVFDGEKVIRPTSVLIEGEQILSVGGEIPEHADIIDAEGGTLLPGLMDAHVHTSVEGLRDALKFGVTTELEMMGGFTQSGREAQLKGIEDIADVRSAGMAVTPPGGHPDELMPGDGEIPDFVLKELEKMSEEDRSAMLAAHAHAHDHGEAPTVTNREEALAFVNEQVREGADYIKIMIEEGTVLAASGLPVLSQDILRAAVEEAHRHHKIAIAHVLTAESARQAIEVGVDGLAHLFIDRPETTPDLVRMIAEAGAFVTPCLVLNSSIIGNSASELAGDPRVSSKLSPEWIDTLNASFNTYPQGSMEDNYRNVMDLHRAGVDILVGTDVSVPVPSLGGLAHGASVHHEMQLLVEAGFTPVEALQSATSKIARRFSLTDRGYIVEGARADLVLVDGDPTANISDTLSIRGVWQRGIRSN
- a CDS encoding MarR family winged helix-turn-helix transcriptional regulator, coding for MTKQALHTPYSDTIRDIGMKIRGMANARLSELGLNTQQGQMMGYIFENQDKGVIQKDLADHFNRTGASITSMLQGLEKKGYIKREIPKENERQKRIYLLQKGADLVEEFDEIFMEVENSITRGLTEEESETFMKLLIKVKTTM
- a CDS encoding PLDc N-terminal domain-containing protein, which codes for MRLEKFIFWAFTAIVVLGFGALSFAMAPYMDDAFEDDSVWVFVIVGLVVLFIALNALIAVFIYKDASKRNMNAWLWMLAVIYIPNFIGLLIYLFARRQHHSLSETEPRNKPIQCPHCGKLIHS
- a CDS encoding RNA polymerase sigma factor, with the translated sequence MISDRQLIEGYKSGKQEDFELLINRYKDDLYRFCCHLSLDRQEAEDLFQEVWVRIFRKLEMYDPERPFKAWLFQVTINLHRDRYRKLKRLRERLTFARSSEHSRFTEISDSAPLTEEYLLRKEQDLYLEQCLRNLPKRYLAPLILYYYEEFSYESIGEILGIPLGTVKSRLNQGKKLLKATMEELG